Proteins from a genomic interval of Sporolactobacillus sp. Y61:
- a CDS encoding glycosyltransferase family 4 protein: MKKKIVFVINYFYPDPASTGQLLTELCLALQDSFRITVIAAQPGSYAGGEGHAMSIFESSSLEKIRIVRLKLPKLNKQSKISRLKYILMYFVLATVAMLKEKSTDIIYTISTPPVLGGLIGTIGKFLKRTRYVYNIQDFNPEQAEAVSYAKNHLVYSIARSIDNFSCRHADNIVLVGQDMVETLKHRFMEKKMPHYQVINNWTDEHEIVPLPKKEPHVAGFLEEHQLTGKFIVMYSGNLGLYYDLENLIKVTRPFKDFDNIAFVFIGDGAMKSRMQDYVIRENIANVHFLPYQPKNFLKYSLNAADVHLVVNQKGIKGVSVPSKLYGVMAAGKPVLGVLESGSEAERLIRESGCGLVVEPMDYTGVRNLVTAFFNMEQEEREQMGLSGRNYLEQHLTRDLSIRKYKQMLLSL, from the coding sequence TTGAAGAAAAAAATTGTTTTTGTCATTAATTATTTCTATCCGGATCCCGCATCAACCGGTCAACTTCTGACTGAACTCTGCCTTGCACTTCAGGACAGTTTTCGAATCACGGTCATCGCTGCACAGCCGGGCAGTTATGCTGGGGGAGAAGGCCACGCAATGAGCATCTTTGAAAGCAGCTCTCTGGAGAAAATCAGGATTGTACGTCTGAAGCTGCCAAAGCTGAATAAGCAATCCAAAATCAGCCGGTTGAAGTACATTTTGATGTATTTTGTACTGGCAACGGTAGCGATGCTGAAAGAAAAGTCAACAGATATTATCTATACCATTTCCACGCCGCCGGTGCTGGGTGGTTTGATTGGTACCATTGGTAAATTTCTCAAGCGGACCCGATATGTATACAATATTCAGGATTTTAACCCTGAGCAGGCTGAAGCAGTCAGTTATGCAAAGAATCATTTGGTTTACTCGATCGCCAGGAGTATCGATAATTTCAGTTGCCGGCATGCCGATAATATTGTACTTGTCGGACAGGATATGGTCGAAACTCTGAAACATCGCTTCATGGAAAAAAAGATGCCGCATTATCAGGTCATCAATAACTGGACCGATGAGCATGAGATTGTTCCGCTTCCGAAAAAGGAGCCTCATGTAGCCGGATTCCTTGAAGAACATCAATTGACAGGTAAATTTATTGTGATGTATTCCGGCAATCTCGGCTTGTATTATGATCTGGAAAATTTAATTAAAGTGACAAGACCATTTAAAGATTTTGACAATATCGCTTTTGTATTTATCGGTGATGGTGCAATGAAATCGAGAATGCAGGATTACGTTATCAGAGAAAACATTGCAAATGTCCATTTTCTTCCCTATCAGCCTAAAAATTTTCTCAAATATTCGCTGAATGCGGCAGACGTTCATCTGGTGGTCAATCAAAAGGGCATCAAAGGCGTATCGGTACCAAGCAAGCTTTATGGGGTCATGGCTGCCGGCAAGCCTGTTCTGGGTGTTCTGGAATCAGGTAGTGAAGCCGAGCGGCTGATCAGGGAAAGCGGGTGTGGCCTTGTTGTCGAACCAATGGACTATACCGGTGTGCGCAATCTTGTGACTGCGTTCTTTAACATGGAACAAGAGGAACGAGAGCAAATGGGACTTTCCGGACGCAACTATCTTGAACAGCACCTTACAAGAGATCTTTCAATCAGAAAATATAAGCAGATGCTGCTGAGTCTCTAA
- a CDS encoding glycosyltransferase family 1 protein, with protein MKSIHPVNVLYVNGGPMDFGGITSYMINYYRHFERSKVHIDFIVHGMEKGPREQEVLDLGSKVYHVPVKSRDYFGNIHGLRNIFRTGKYSIVHAHMDAMNGLVLKEAKKCGIPIRISHSHNTQYLTTNKFKLALDEIARKNIPKYATHLFACSEPAGRWLYGDRLFNEGKVGIIHNAIDVAHFSFNEKIRKAKRKELGIDDQFVIGHVGRFDYQKNHEFLLNAFAELLKIKSDAVLVLVGDGHLRPAIQHQIKNLGIQDQVRLLGQRNDVAQLLSAFDLFVFPSRFEGLGSVLVEAQASGLNCLASDAVPGEVNINQSCDFFSLLKGSSNWAQKMKVMSEIKGSRLINRNTFVVKGYEIDNEASQLEKMYINLSENLILHNISW; from the coding sequence TTGAAAAGCATACATCCGGTAAATGTGCTGTATGTCAATGGTGGTCCGATGGATTTCGGAGGGATCACCTCTTATATGATCAATTACTACCGGCACTTTGAACGAAGCAAAGTCCATATTGATTTTATCGTTCATGGAATGGAAAAAGGACCACGGGAGCAGGAAGTTCTTGATCTGGGCAGCAAAGTCTACCACGTACCTGTAAAAAGCAGGGACTATTTCGGCAATATCCACGGGCTGAGAAACATTTTTCGAACGGGTAAATATTCCATTGTTCATGCCCATATGGATGCGATGAATGGACTCGTGTTAAAAGAGGCAAAAAAATGTGGCATTCCGATCCGAATTTCGCACAGCCATAATACACAGTATCTGACGACGAACAAGTTCAAGCTCGCACTTGATGAAATCGCCAGAAAGAACATCCCGAAATATGCCACACATTTATTCGCATGTTCGGAACCGGCCGGGCGCTGGCTTTATGGAGACCGCTTATTTAATGAAGGAAAAGTCGGAATTATTCACAATGCCATTGATGTGGCTCACTTTTCATTTAATGAAAAAATACGGAAGGCGAAACGGAAAGAACTGGGGATTGACGATCAATTTGTGATTGGGCATGTGGGGAGATTTGATTACCAGAAAAATCATGAGTTTTTGCTGAATGCCTTTGCGGAACTGCTGAAGATCAAGTCTGATGCTGTCCTGGTTTTGGTTGGAGATGGTCACCTTCGCCCGGCGATTCAGCACCAGATCAAAAACCTGGGTATACAGGATCAGGTACGTTTGCTCGGTCAGAGAAACGATGTGGCACAGCTACTCAGTGCTTTTGATTTATTTGTCTTTCCTTCACGATTTGAGGGGCTTGGTAGCGTATTGGTTGAGGCACAGGCATCGGGTTTAAATTGTCTTGCTTCAGATGCAGTACCTGGTGAAGTTAATATCAATCAATCCTGTGATTTTTTCTCTCTATTAAAGGGATCATCAAACTGGGCCCAAAAAATGAAAGTAATGAGCGAAATCAAGGGAAGCAGACTTATTAATAGAAATACATTCGTTGTAAAGGGTTATGAGATTGACAATGAAGCCTCCCAATTAGAAAAGATGTACATAAATTTATCGGAAAATTTAATTTTACATAACATTTCCTGGTAG
- a CDS encoding O-antigen ligase family protein — translation MEILMYIAAFLFCLDDFPIMFGTSYKPVSIIFILLYILCHLSSVFHLKFKRAEIYILVILLMAVCISLAIITGRHYSPAGLYDAVQSLFAGMVCYIGFKIFAQQCEDDDEKFTKLFTWIVRGYGIAVFVGILQLIYIYVIPSGALSQIIQVFVERIGFIENSRVHMSFSEASFIGLHTNLLLLPSVIILKNRGRLTRNHIIIVSSFLFLSLFSLSIRYFIDILVFIAAYLIFTTHSRILLQRMLTFLVSTLAVFLLINAIFVQNVFHLQSYHYYRMANIITDPSSAGDDTSTLIRTAYTKTGLVSFIDHPLVGYGLGNFHYAYMDHYKTIDPEALQKSEELRNAATGDGSLQSYNMYSRLLSEMGLPGLLVIILTLCLMIHSGSGNFSKLMVFLVVYSQIQFDSLALIPLYFWIALLDSRFIRKINVADVPRLSTVRERNLYYLK, via the coding sequence GTGGAAATCCTCATGTATATTGCGGCATTTCTCTTTTGTCTGGATGATTTCCCCATCATGTTCGGTACGAGTTATAAGCCTGTTTCTATTATCTTTATCCTGTTATACATACTTTGTCATCTCTCCTCTGTTTTTCATCTGAAATTTAAACGGGCTGAAATCTATATTCTTGTTATTTTATTGATGGCTGTCTGCATTTCTTTAGCCATAATTACAGGAAGACATTATAGTCCGGCTGGATTATATGATGCTGTACAATCCCTTTTTGCGGGTATGGTTTGCTATATAGGTTTCAAAATATTTGCCCAGCAGTGCGAAGATGATGATGAGAAATTCACAAAGCTTTTCACCTGGATTGTCCGTGGATACGGCATTGCGGTTTTTGTAGGAATTTTACAATTGATTTACATCTATGTCATACCAAGCGGGGCATTAAGCCAGATCATCCAGGTATTTGTTGAAAGAATCGGTTTTATCGAAAACAGTCGTGTACATATGAGCTTTTCTGAAGCGTCCTTTATTGGCCTGCACACGAATTTACTGCTCCTTCCTTCAGTCATTATTCTGAAAAACAGGGGCAGATTAACCAGAAATCACATCATTATCGTTTCATCGTTTCTGTTCCTGTCATTATTTTCATTATCTATTAGATATTTTATTGATATTCTGGTGTTTATTGCGGCCTATCTGATTTTTACGACCCATTCCAGAATTTTGCTCCAAAGAATGCTGACTTTTCTGGTGTCTACACTGGCTGTATTTCTCCTGATTAATGCCATCTTTGTCCAGAATGTATTTCATCTGCAATCCTATCATTATTACCGTATGGCAAATATAATCACAGATCCCTCGTCTGCAGGGGATGATACATCAACACTGATACGTACCGCTTATACGAAGACGGGTCTTGTGTCCTTTATTGATCATCCACTTGTCGGTTATGGCCTGGGTAACTTCCATTATGCCTATATGGATCACTATAAAACGATCGATCCTGAAGCACTTCAGAAGTCAGAAGAACTGAGAAATGCAGCCACAGGTGATGGCAGCCTCCAATCCTATAACATGTATTCCAGACTTTTATCTGAGATGGGTCTCCCAGGACTGCTGGTAATCATATTAACATTGTGTCTTATGATCCATTCCGGCAGCGGTAACTTTTCTAAACTCATGGTATTTCTTGTTGTATATTCCCAAATTCAATTTGATTCATTAGCACTTATCCCATTGTATTTTTGGATAGCATTACTAGACAGTAGATTCATCAGAAAAATTAATGTTGCTGATGTACCTAGACTAAGCACAGTCAGAGAAAGAAATCTGTACTACTTAAAGTAA
- a CDS encoding HAD family hydrolase, whose translation MFKFKEQLKQKLNYYPKFNQEKLIQRIKLYPIVSFDIFDTLIKRDVAHPSDLFRLVQRNYHRLYGDLLNADFQSERELAEFRARAASDREEITFDEIYNQLTDYTPIERDRLKKLEINLELEMCQANPAFQDVYNWCRASGKKIFIISDMYLPQDVIERILRKNGYRGYCSLYLSCTYGLQKSSGSIFKKLISEQDIRPDQIIHVGDSCQADIQGARRAGISSVHIAKYRDRLLYENKRMSDNFDYQTLYAYINNHVVVTQDPFNDYYQFGYESFGPLLYGFSKWLHNELKKNKLHRVFFLSRDGYILKRAYETLYPDDSVISKYLYVSRRSLRVPFLRYAENYDSLIQELVLPRQFSISEFITALGLNLADSKRKLNTYNVDFDELHRRNAILSDRKIKWIYHHLQKEINENSLKEEANLTGYLRQNQVNGKFAIVDIGWVGSIQRYLRDILLKNHIDNQIKGYYIALTRDSRPYKEKYHLDFSGYVYDCANGRDARTPIGSFIGLIESLFLAQEGSTKTYMKNKNHSFEPVLFPYEYLNDGHYTKEALAVKAIQEGAIQFIKDYQASSLSPLLHVDQTIAFNNIYHMGIHPKKNEMKLFSFFRFFDNDQKTSLINNQSLYRYILRPQNFLLDFSHSKWKSAFLKNTVHIPVIHKFFRNG comes from the coding sequence ATGTTCAAATTCAAAGAACAGCTCAAACAAAAATTAAATTATTATCCGAAATTTAATCAAGAAAAATTAATACAGCGTATCAAACTCTATCCTATAGTATCATTTGATATTTTCGATACACTCATCAAAAGGGATGTCGCCCATCCCTCCGATCTATTCAGATTAGTTCAGCGTAACTATCATCGGTTATACGGTGATTTGCTGAACGCTGATTTTCAATCAGAAAGAGAACTGGCAGAGTTCCGGGCGAGGGCGGCATCAGATCGTGAAGAAATAACTTTTGATGAAATATACAATCAATTAACAGATTACACTCCGATTGAAAGGGACAGGCTTAAGAAACTGGAAATTAATCTGGAACTGGAAATGTGTCAGGCAAATCCTGCTTTCCAGGATGTTTATAATTGGTGCAGGGCATCCGGGAAAAAGATCTTTATCATTTCAGATATGTATCTTCCTCAGGATGTCATTGAACGTATATTACGTAAAAATGGCTATAGGGGTTACTGTTCTTTATATCTGTCATGTACTTACGGTCTTCAAAAATCAAGCGGAAGTATTTTCAAAAAATTAATATCAGAGCAGGACATACGGCCGGATCAGATCATACATGTCGGAGACTCCTGTCAGGCGGATATTCAGGGAGCGAGGAGAGCAGGTATTTCTTCTGTTCATATTGCGAAATACAGAGACAGGCTTTTGTATGAGAATAAGAGGATGTCTGATAACTTTGATTATCAAACCCTATATGCCTATATAAATAACCACGTAGTGGTCACACAGGATCCCTTTAATGACTACTATCAATTCGGTTATGAATCCTTTGGCCCGCTACTTTATGGCTTTTCAAAATGGTTGCATAATGAATTAAAGAAAAATAAATTACATCGGGTATTCTTCCTGTCAAGAGATGGATATATTTTGAAAAGGGCATACGAGACCTTATATCCGGATGATTCTGTTATCAGTAAATACTTATATGTATCAAGAAGGAGCCTGAGAGTGCCTTTCCTGAGGTACGCTGAAAATTACGACTCCCTGATTCAAGAACTGGTTCTTCCGCGTCAGTTTTCCATATCAGAATTTATAACAGCATTGGGACTGAACCTTGCAGACAGCAAACGTAAGTTAAACACATACAATGTTGATTTTGATGAATTGCACAGGAGAAATGCGATATTAAGCGACCGCAAAATTAAATGGATATATCATCACCTGCAGAAGGAGATAAATGAAAATTCTTTAAAAGAAGAGGCAAACCTTACAGGTTATTTACGTCAGAATCAAGTAAATGGGAAATTTGCTATTGTTGATATTGGGTGGGTCGGCTCCATTCAGCGTTATTTACGGGACATCCTTCTTAAAAACCATATTGATAATCAAATAAAAGGATATTACATTGCTCTCACCAGAGATTCCAGGCCATATAAAGAAAAGTATCACCTGGACTTTTCGGGCTATGTTTATGATTGTGCAAACGGTCGTGATGCTCGTACTCCCATTGGCTCTTTTATTGGCCTTATAGAATCATTATTTCTGGCACAGGAAGGGTCAACAAAAACATACATGAAAAACAAGAATCATTCATTTGAGCCCGTTCTTTTCCCTTATGAATACTTGAACGATGGTCATTATACAAAAGAAGCTCTGGCTGTCAAAGCGATCCAGGAAGGAGCCATTCAATTTATTAAAGACTATCAGGCGTCTTCACTGTCCCCGCTGCTTCATGTTGATCAAACCATTGCGTTTAACAATATTTATCATATGGGTATTCATCCTAAAAAGAATGAAATGAAGCTTTTTTCCTTCTTTCGCTTCTTTGACAATGATCAGAAAACCTCATTGATTAATAATCAATCACTTTACAGATATATCCTGCGACCACAAAATTTCCTGCTGGATTTTTCACATTCAAAGTGGAAGTCTGCATTTCTGAAAAACACTGTCCATATTCCTGTTATTCATAAATTCTTTAGAAATGGCTGA
- a CDS encoding oligosaccharide flippase family protein produces MEIGKIFKNASYLFIGNMGIRLISALTTILLARFIGPEAFGIFAVAMSISGIATYFADLGLTETFIREANKINSNMSILLGSYFLVRTVLAVGSIMVTLIFVQLVYHGSSIPFIISCMVIPMVTGYTLQGTANAFFQSTERMGVTASLNVMQGVLATSAMLTGIFLKWDLTLLSPVYGGSYLISGMIAFLIMLKCTSIKKGWNRGLLDQLPAFTVNGFILSFLPQIGPIVLERVMSLRIVGFFSSAFKIPSVLYQVPAVIATAFYPRLFLYGNNRDEMNHRKLSGIELKMMSFVGMAISMPFIIDPAFWIITLLGDEWREASLALAITSYMVVLQSINYPLADYLTTKGHQYKRMMVMACGLAVAIFAYILLGKYYGLTGASLAPVCVELTLLFGFCLQIKNSLLFLFHCIKYNVLAFIICRLLVAFIPDHYLFFAMFLITGLYVAIVFCFDKGLRHQLIILIQSKILKKEI; encoded by the coding sequence ATGGAAATAGGGAAAATATTTAAAAATGCGTCGTATCTATTCATTGGGAATATGGGCATTCGCCTGATTTCTGCTCTGACTACGATCCTCCTTGCACGTTTTATTGGACCGGAAGCGTTTGGTATTTTTGCAGTTGCCATGTCTATATCAGGAATAGCTACCTATTTTGCCGACCTGGGTTTAACTGAGACCTTTATCAGGGAGGCAAATAAAATAAATTCCAATATGAGTATCCTTTTAGGCAGTTATTTTCTCGTCAGAACAGTGTTAGCTGTTGGTTCCATCATGGTCACCTTAATTTTTGTTCAGCTTGTCTATCATGGATCCAGTATACCCTTTATTATAAGCTGTATGGTTATTCCCATGGTGACAGGATATACCCTGCAGGGAACGGCTAATGCTTTTTTTCAATCAACAGAAAGAATGGGTGTGACGGCGTCATTAAATGTCATGCAGGGTGTTTTAGCTACATCGGCGATGCTGACCGGTATCTTTTTGAAGTGGGATTTGACCCTTCTGTCTCCCGTATACGGGGGTTCTTATCTCATTTCGGGCATGATCGCATTTCTGATCATGTTGAAGTGTACATCAATAAAAAAAGGATGGAACAGAGGACTGCTGGATCAGCTCCCGGCTTTCACGGTCAATGGGTTTATTCTTTCTTTTTTACCTCAAATCGGTCCCATAGTTCTGGAAAGAGTCATGTCACTGAGAATTGTTGGCTTTTTTTCATCAGCATTTAAAATACCGTCCGTTTTATATCAGGTTCCGGCAGTGATTGCCACAGCATTTTACCCGCGCCTTTTTTTGTATGGAAATAACAGGGATGAGATGAACCACCGGAAACTTTCAGGGATCGAATTAAAAATGATGTCATTTGTCGGTATGGCAATATCAATGCCATTTATTATAGACCCTGCCTTCTGGATTATCACTCTGCTTGGCGATGAATGGAGAGAGGCAAGCCTCGCCCTTGCCATTACTTCCTATATGGTTGTCCTGCAATCTATCAATTATCCGCTGGCGGACTATCTGACGACAAAAGGTCATCAGTATAAAAGAATGATGGTTATGGCATGCGGACTGGCTGTAGCGATCTTTGCTTATATTCTATTAGGCAAGTATTATGGGCTGACCGGTGCATCACTTGCGCCTGTTTGTGTTGAGCTAACTTTGCTTTTCGGATTCTGTCTTCAGATTAAAAACAGCCTGCTGTTTCTTTTTCACTGTATAAAGTATAACGTTCTTGCATTTATTATCTGTCGATTGCTTGTTGCATTTATACCCGATCACTATTTGTTTTTTGCGATGTTTCTGATCACCGGGTTATATGTAGCTATAGTATTCTGTTTTGATAAAGGACTTCGACATCAACTGATCATTCTGATTCAATCAAAAATATTGAAAAAGGAAATCTGA
- a CDS encoding glycosyl hydrolase family 28-related protein, producing the protein MSRRRLKSVIVVVVLLILATAISVTIALQFNEQGSKQNSVDHRLNLQNNPSLIRAKAYHVRGDGKTDDTEEIRKAIDAAAAIQGTVYFGKGVYIVSSPIAIPESVSIVGAGKTQTTFKSINKQIDNVFSLRGNQTIQDIGFDSKIGIWPMGDDITVNSCKFKSSVQGIQNASTIHNLTVMNSIFENCGYGILSNQQPSYDVKIINCQFRHNSGDDIEINAPSERWLIENCVFRDNTSKTKNAGFAVGAAIRAKQIVVKGCTFEKIAGQGVHAEDHADVVIINSTFRNNGYIDYPGSPEADIAVLSQAKVIVEHCVFLKSDEEYSNLAIYNTDLPVGGTLTVRSSIFHNKKVNQPFESEGNKFLN; encoded by the coding sequence ATGTCTCGAAGAAGGCTTAAATCAGTGATCGTGGTTGTGGTGTTGCTCATCCTTGCAACCGCCATCTCTGTTACTATCGCTTTACAATTCAATGAGCAAGGTTCGAAACAGAATTCAGTTGATCATCGATTAAATTTGCAGAATAACCCGTCTCTGATTCGGGCGAAAGCTTACCACGTGAGAGGGGATGGCAAGACAGATGATACAGAAGAAATTCGAAAAGCGATTGATGCCGCGGCGGCTATTCAGGGGACCGTCTACTTTGGCAAAGGTGTTTATATCGTTTCAAGCCCGATTGCGATTCCTGAATCCGTTTCTATTGTTGGTGCGGGAAAGACACAGACTACGTTTAAATCTATAAATAAGCAAATAGACAATGTTTTTTCATTACGTGGGAATCAGACGATTCAGGATATCGGATTTGATTCTAAAATTGGAATCTGGCCGATGGGCGACGATATCACTGTTAATAGCTGTAAATTTAAGAGCTCTGTTCAGGGGATACAGAATGCTTCAACAATTCACAATCTGACAGTCATGAATTCGATATTTGAAAACTGTGGATATGGCATTCTCTCAAATCAGCAGCCCAGCTATGATGTTAAAATCATCAACTGCCAGTTCCGTCATAATAGTGGTGATGATATTGAAATCAATGCACCCAGTGAGCGGTGGCTGATTGAGAACTGCGTCTTCAGAGACAACACCAGTAAGACGAAGAATGCCGGTTTCGCTGTTGGTGCAGCGATTCGGGCAAAGCAGATTGTCGTTAAAGGATGCACGTTTGAAAAGATAGCCGGACAGGGGGTTCATGCAGAAGATCATGCGGACGTGGTGATCATTAACAGTACATTCCGCAACAATGGTTATATTGATTATCCGGGAAGCCCCGAGGCAGATATCGCTGTTCTGTCTCAGGCAAAAGTAATAGTAGAACACTGTGTGTTTCTTAAATCTGATGAAGAGTACAGCAATTTGGCGATCTATAACACGGATTTACCTGTTGGGGGAACGTTAACGGTTCGTTCCTCAATCTTCCATAATAAAAAGGTGAACCAGCCATTTGAGTCTGAAGGCAACAAATTCCTGAACTGA
- a CDS encoding asparagine synthase-related protein has product MSAIAGIIHMNNQPVSFGQGRRMMSALQKYPADDVQTWEHHGAFLGCHAQWVTPESVHECLPFYYKGAGLAITADAILDNRDELFDALNISGDVRQQMGDGQLILLAYEKWREDMPKYLLGDFAFIIWDERRQIIFGARDFTGSRTLYYFRNQNTFSFCTVIGPLFTLPGVERKLNDTWLAEYLAIEYMFDSVDTNSSLYRGIRQIPPAHSLLIHDGKEELNRFCDFHDVKPLILKSDAEYEEAFRDVFSKAVNTRLRTFRNIGSYLSGGLDSGTVVSFAAKALSRKNQNMDTFSCVPEPDFNDWTPDRMLPDESTQFRTIFQKYPNVKGHILNFKGENPLTELDSGFDIMEMPYKFFENSFWVNGIYREAARQHVGVLLSGEQGNYTISWGPAYDFYADLMRRFHWISLYREISVYSRHVKIGRTRLIEQLPRNAWPRMGSLLSREKGHSVPQLISDHLARRTGVFEKMDEYGYNADTLASYDACAYRLHRINHTYWWNTIGTHHAKQSLYYGIKDRNPATDLRVIRFCLSVPIEQYVCDGMDRALIRRSTEGILPDRIRMNQYKYGVQGADFIHRIAPEWDQLQDELCRFRQDALTGELFHLKTLDRGMEKVRSGPQPQLVDDWDFKLLMRAYTVQKFLSKNFSHQLT; this is encoded by the coding sequence ATGAGCGCAATTGCAGGCATCATTCACATGAATAATCAGCCTGTTTCTTTTGGGCAGGGAAGACGGATGATGTCCGCTTTGCAGAAGTACCCGGCCGACGATGTTCAGACCTGGGAACATCATGGGGCTTTCCTTGGTTGTCACGCCCAATGGGTTACCCCGGAATCTGTCCACGAATGTCTGCCTTTTTACTATAAGGGTGCAGGGCTTGCCATTACTGCCGATGCGATTTTGGACAACCGGGATGAACTTTTTGATGCTTTGAACATCTCCGGTGATGTGCGGCAGCAGATGGGTGACGGTCAATTAATCCTGCTTGCTTATGAGAAATGGCGGGAGGATATGCCGAAGTATCTGCTTGGTGACTTTGCGTTTATAATCTGGGACGAACGCAGGCAAATCATTTTCGGAGCCCGAGACTTTACAGGCAGTCGGACGCTTTATTATTTCAGAAATCAGAACACGTTCTCTTTTTGTACAGTGATCGGTCCGTTGTTCACCCTTCCCGGTGTTGAACGGAAACTGAATGACACGTGGCTGGCGGAGTATCTGGCCATTGAATATATGTTTGACAGTGTTGATACAAATTCATCCCTTTACAGGGGGATCAGGCAAATCCCACCCGCTCATTCTCTTCTGATTCATGACGGAAAAGAAGAATTAAATAGATTCTGTGACTTTCATGATGTCAAACCGCTGATTCTGAAATCAGATGCAGAGTATGAAGAAGCCTTTCGGGATGTTTTCAGTAAGGCCGTGAATACGCGCCTGCGCACGTTCAGAAATATTGGTTCCTATCTGAGCGGGGGGCTCGATTCTGGTACGGTTGTCAGTTTTGCTGCCAAAGCTCTTTCAAGGAAAAATCAGAATATGGATACGTTCAGTTGCGTTCCTGAACCTGACTTTAACGACTGGACACCGGATCGGATGCTTCCGGATGAATCAACGCAATTCAGAACTATATTTCAGAAGTATCCGAATGTTAAAGGACACATTCTGAATTTCAAAGGCGAAAACCCGTTAACCGAACTCGACTCCGGTTTTGACATCATGGAGATGCCCTATAAATTCTTTGAAAATTCATTTTGGGTGAATGGTATTTATCGTGAAGCGGCACGTCAGCATGTCGGAGTCCTGCTTTCCGGTGAGCAAGGAAATTATACGATCTCCTGGGGGCCCGCTTATGACTTCTATGCTGATCTTATGAGACGGTTTCACTGGATCAGCCTGTATCGGGAGATTAGTGTTTACAGCCGTCATGTGAAAATCGGCAGAACACGGTTGATTGAACAGCTTCCGAGAAATGCATGGCCACGGATGGGTTCGCTGTTATCAAGAGAGAAAGGACACTCTGTCCCGCAACTGATCAGTGATCACCTTGCGAGACGAACCGGAGTCTTCGAAAAGATGGACGAATATGGCTATAACGCCGATACACTTGCCTCCTATGATGCCTGTGCCTACCGCCTGCATCGAATTAATCATACGTACTGGTGGAATACAATCGGGACACATCATGCCAAGCAGTCTCTGTATTACGGAATAAAAGACCGCAATCCGGCTACTGATCTACGTGTAATAAGGTTTTGCCTGTCCGTACCCATAGAACAATATGTCTGTGACGGAATGGATCGTGCCTTAATCCGTCGATCAACAGAGGGTATTTTGCCGGATCGCATCCGAATGAACCAATATAAATATGGCGTTCAGGGCGCTGATTTCATTCATCGAATCGCGCCGGAGTGGGATCAGCTCCAGGATGAACTTTGTCGGTTCAGACAGGACGCACTGACGGGCGAACTCTTTCATCTTAAAACACTGGATAGAGGAATGGAGAAAGTCAGATCGGGACCACAGCCACAGCTCGTGGATGACTGGGATTTTAAATTGCTCATGCGCGCGTATACCGTACAGAAATTTTTATCAAAAAACTTCAGCCATCAATTAACCTGA
- a CDS encoding paeninodin family lasso peptide, whose product MNQKLEWKKPEVKVLNVSQTMAAPGPAERDAVESGNHGRGGFDS is encoded by the coding sequence GTGAACCAGAAACTGGAATGGAAGAAACCGGAAGTGAAAGTGCTGAATGTTAGCCAGACAATGGCCGCTCCAGGACCAGCCGAACGAGACGCAGTGGAATCAGGAAATCATGGCCGTGGTGGATTTGACAGCTGA